Genomic DNA from uncultured Methanobrevibacter sp.:
CCTTTGGCAATATAAACCTCAGTTGCACCATCAGAGTTGATGACCTGCACCATCTCATTATCACCGTCAGTCAAACCTCTGACCTGAACAAATGGTACTGCATCACCATAAATTTCTTGATAAACTTCATTTTCCATGATAAATTTTCTAGTTAAATTCGGATATTCTGTAAAACATAAAATTGGAGTTTTTCTATCCTTATTTGCTCTGAAAAAGTCAGATAAATTATCATATGGAGAATCTTTAGGAACCGCAACAATCAAACGGGTTTTACCATAATCCAAATCACCTAGTTTAACAGTGTTGGTTGGTCTTAAAACTGATTCTTCCTTAATCCAATCTTCTCCAACAATAGCTATATCAACCATTCCCCTGTTTAACTCAACAGGAGTGGATTGCGGACGGGTTAAAAATGCTATAATATCGTCATCATTTAAGATTTCAATTTCGTAAGATTCATCACCGGGTTCGTATCCGTTGACTTCATAACCTGCATCAACAAATAATTGATGAGTATTTCCTCTTTTTACATTATTTAAACTTCCCTTTGGAAGTCCTAAAATTATCTTATCATTCATAGTAATACCTAAAATAAGATTATAATTTAAGATATATATTTATTGTGATGATTTAAAAAAAGGAAAATAATTGTGACATTATTCGCATCTTCAAGGACAGTGTATATGATTAATTCATTTTAGGTTCCTATTACATGTACATGAACCAGTTTGCAAAAGAACAAGAATGCAAAGCATTGCATCAGATGTAAAATAGATCTTGTTAAAATTACAGTTATGATATTTATGCCTATTATATTGATGCCTGCACCATATTATCTTAAAGATAATATCAGACATGCCAAGCGATTAAAAAAAAGAGTAAAAAATAAGGAATTAAAATCCTTATCTTTAAATTAATCCAAGTTTTATAGCTATTTTTCCCATTTACCAGTGACTTTCAATCTTTTGGCTTTCTGGAACTATTTTACAGCGTGTTGTTTCCATATTTGATATATTCCATTCTATGAATTTATTCAAATTTTTATTATAACTAAATTAGCACCTTCAACGATTAA
This window encodes:
- a CDS encoding ATP phosphoribosyltransferase, which translates into the protein MNDKIILGLPKGSLNNVKRGNTHQLFVDAGYEVNGYEPGDESYEIEILNDDDIIAFLTRPQSTPVELNRGMVDIAIVGEDWIKEESVLRPTNTVKLGDLDYGKTRLIVAVPKDSPYDNLSDFFRANKDRKTPILCFTEYPNLTRKFIMENEVYQEIYGDAVPFVQVRGLTDGDNEMVQVINSDGATEVYIAKGADFIVDNTQTGSSLRKAGLKEIETILHSSAGLYASEHCTDEKLEKAKMIFKQLLGAITAKKYFDVKFNIENSKIEEVSNYLVENKLCADEPTITPGSDFSQINVLIPKAKFPEMVDAIKGFDATSIIRNDLKQLIE